The Streptomyces sp. Mut1 genome window below encodes:
- a CDS encoding carbohydrate ABC transporter permease, which yields MSRARTARMRRIPLNAAAVLTVLVCLFPVYWMISTAFKPSRDIQSTHPRLVPHTWTLDHFRTAVQADGFGLFWRNSVLVTVSSILLALIVALASAYAVARLRWKGRRQFMLMVFIAQMAPWESLIIPIYIISRDTDMLDRLPTLTLVYFMVTLPFSVIVLRGFIGTIPPELEEAAQVDGCTRTGAFRKVALPLLAPGLMATSLFGFITAWNEFAYANFLIIKHQDSRTLPVWLSSFQNTFGTDWGATMAASTLFALPALVVFLLLQRHVTSGFAAGAVKG from the coding sequence ATGAGCCGTGCCCGTACCGCGCGCATGCGGCGGATTCCGCTGAACGCCGCCGCCGTACTGACCGTCCTGGTCTGCCTGTTCCCCGTCTACTGGATGATCTCCACCGCGTTCAAGCCGTCCCGGGACATCCAGTCGACGCACCCGCGGCTCGTCCCGCACACCTGGACCCTCGACCACTTCCGTACCGCCGTGCAGGCCGACGGGTTCGGATTGTTCTGGCGCAACAGCGTCCTGGTGACGGTGAGTTCGATCCTGCTCGCCCTGATCGTCGCGCTGGCGTCGGCGTACGCGGTGGCCAGGCTCCGCTGGAAGGGCCGGCGGCAGTTCATGCTGATGGTCTTCATCGCGCAGATGGCGCCGTGGGAATCCCTGATCATCCCGATCTACATCATCTCCCGCGACACGGACATGCTGGACCGGCTGCCCACACTCACCCTCGTCTACTTCATGGTCACCCTGCCGTTCTCGGTGATCGTGCTGCGGGGCTTCATCGGGACGATCCCGCCGGAGCTGGAGGAGGCGGCCCAGGTCGACGGGTGCACCAGGACCGGCGCCTTCCGGAAGGTGGCCCTGCCGCTGCTCGCGCCGGGGCTCATGGCCACCTCACTGTTCGGCTTCATCACCGCCTGGAACGAGTTCGCGTACGCCAACTTCCTGATCATCAAGCACCAGGACAGCCGCACCCTGCCGGTCTGGCTGTCCTCCTTCCAGAACACCTTCGGCACCGACTGGGGCGCCACGATGGCCGCCTCCACCCTGTTCGCCCTGCCCGCGCTGGTGGTCTTCCTGCTGCTCCAGCGCCATGTCACCTCCGGCTTCGCGGCCGGCGCCGTCAAGGGCTGA
- a CDS encoding carbohydrate ABC transporter permease, producing MSVIRERTAPPSPLRRAAPGTSGPPPRPRSGEPRGVWPYALIAPAVGGMLYLLLYPLLRAVLISLQDFRLRQLITGDAEFVGLRNYRTLLSDPRFWEVVRRTFLFMAVNVVLIMVIATLVALMTERLGRFGRTMVLSSLVLAWAMPVIAATTVFQWLFHSEFGIVNHLLTGAGFSSFDRYPWFAHGTAAFAILVLLVVWQSVPFAAVTVYSALTTVPAELYESARLDGASAARIFRSVTLPVLRPIFLLVFSLEVIWTFKAFVQIWVMTRGGPGDATTILPVYAVQTALAGQRYDLGSAASMVTVVLMSGVLVLYFRQMLRQEDEIR from the coding sequence GTGTCGGTCATCCGGGAACGGACCGCACCCCCCAGTCCCCTGCGCCGGGCCGCACCCGGCACATCCGGGCCGCCGCCCCGCCCGCGGTCCGGGGAACCCCGCGGCGTGTGGCCGTACGCCCTGATCGCCCCGGCGGTGGGCGGGATGCTCTACCTGCTGCTGTATCCGCTGCTGCGGGCGGTGCTGATCTCGCTCCAGGACTTCCGGCTGCGCCAGCTGATCACGGGCGACGCCGAGTTCGTCGGACTGCGCAACTACCGCACGCTGCTGTCCGATCCGCGGTTCTGGGAGGTGGTCAGGCGCACCTTCCTGTTCATGGCGGTCAATGTCGTCCTGATCATGGTGATCGCGACGCTGGTCGCCCTGATGACCGAGCGTCTGGGCCGGTTCGGCCGCACGATGGTGCTCAGTTCGCTGGTGCTGGCCTGGGCCATGCCGGTGATCGCGGCCACCACGGTCTTCCAGTGGCTGTTCCACTCCGAATTCGGCATCGTCAACCATCTGCTGACCGGGGCGGGCTTCTCCTCCTTCGACCGCTACCCCTGGTTCGCGCACGGCACCGCGGCCTTCGCCATCCTGGTGCTGCTGGTCGTCTGGCAGTCGGTGCCGTTCGCGGCGGTCACGGTCTACTCCGCGCTGACCACCGTCCCGGCCGAGCTGTACGAGTCGGCGCGGCTGGACGGGGCGAGCGCCGCCCGGATCTTCCGCTCGGTGACCCTCCCGGTGCTCCGGCCGATCTTCCTGCTGGTGTTCTCGCTGGAGGTGATCTGGACGTTCAAGGCGTTCGTCCAGATCTGGGTGATGACCCGCGGCGGCCCGGGTGACGCGACCACGATCCTGCCCGTGTACGCGGTGCAGACCGCGCTCGCCGGCCAGCGCTACGACCTGGGATCGGCCGCCTCGATGGTCACCGTGGTCCTGATGTCCGGGGTGCTCGTCCTCTACTTCCGCCAGATGCTCCGCCAGGAGGACGAGATCCGATGA
- a CDS encoding GntR family transcriptional regulator yields MDADASGTVLKRERARDAVLELIESRRPGDAIPSERSLCATLGVSRPTLRAAVDELVAAGLLVREHGRGMFVAPEKITQELISADLALSVPQAAGAWSSRLLEFTTLQAGARVGRKLRMSPAADIVYVARLRLVDGAPMAIEHLHIRAELVPGLSADELENGDLYEHLRERHDVHVHEAVQAIEPTVVTRAEAGLLDVPELSPALLFERLTSDTTGRPVEYVHSLYRGDRYRIVSRLALGPAAAVRPVEGGHHPGIPPGDFARGEPITSSTRGDIQSGD; encoded by the coding sequence ATGGACGCCGACGCATCGGGGACGGTGCTCAAACGGGAGCGGGCCCGGGACGCCGTTCTGGAGCTGATCGAGTCACGGCGGCCGGGTGACGCCATCCCGTCGGAGCGGTCCCTGTGCGCCACGCTCGGCGTGTCCCGCCCCACCCTGCGCGCCGCGGTGGACGAGCTGGTCGCCGCCGGGCTCCTGGTGCGCGAACACGGCCGGGGCATGTTCGTCGCACCCGAGAAGATCACCCAGGAGCTGATCTCGGCCGACCTCGCCCTGTCCGTGCCGCAGGCGGCCGGGGCCTGGTCGAGCCGGCTGCTGGAGTTCACCACCCTCCAGGCCGGCGCCCGCGTCGGCCGCAAGCTGCGCATGTCACCGGCGGCCGACATCGTGTACGTGGCCCGGCTGCGGCTGGTCGACGGCGCCCCGATGGCCATCGAGCACCTGCACATCCGGGCCGAACTCGTACCCGGCCTGTCCGCCGACGAGCTGGAGAACGGCGACCTGTACGAGCACCTGCGCGAGCGCCACGACGTACACGTCCACGAAGCGGTCCAGGCGATCGAGCCGACCGTGGTGACCCGCGCCGAGGCCGGGCTGCTGGACGTGCCGGAGCTGTCCCCGGCCCTGCTCTTCGAGCGGCTGACCTCGGACACCACCGGCCGCCCCGTCGAGTACGTGCACTCGCTCTACCGGGGCGACCGCTACCGGATCGTCTCCCGGCTGGCACTCGGCCCGGCCGCCGCCGTGCGGCCCGTCGAGGGCGGCCACCACCCGGGCATCCCGCCGGGGGACTTCGCCCGGGGCGAGCCGATCACCTCCTCCACACGCGGCGACATCCAGTCCGGTGACTGA
- the pucL gene encoding factor-independent urate hydroxylase: MPTILGQNQYGKAENRVVRVTRDGDTHHIKDLNVSVALSGEMEDVHYSGSNAHVLPTDTTKNTVFAFAKEHGIESAEQFGIHLARHFVTSQEPIKQARIRIEEYAWDRIATSDANSRFIGSDEVNHSFVRRNQEIRTAQITFDGEKWQVISGLKDLTVLNSTNSEFWGYVKDKYTTLKEAYDRILATDVSARWRYNWTSDEQRMPNWEKSYEQARKHMLHAFAETYSLSLQQTLYQMGSRIINSRSEIDEIRFSLPNNHHFLVDLEPFGLKNDNEVYFAADRPYGLIEGTVLRDGVEPQIPVDMTNL, translated from the coding sequence ATGCCCACGATTCTCGGCCAGAACCAGTACGGCAAAGCGGAGAACCGCGTCGTCAGGGTGACGCGGGACGGCGACACCCACCACATCAAGGACCTGAACGTCTCGGTCGCCCTGTCCGGCGAGATGGAAGACGTCCACTACTCCGGTTCCAACGCGCACGTGCTGCCCACGGACACCACCAAGAACACGGTGTTCGCCTTCGCCAAGGAGCACGGCATCGAATCCGCCGAGCAGTTCGGCATCCACCTCGCCCGTCACTTCGTGACCTCGCAGGAGCCGATCAAGCAGGCGCGCATCCGGATCGAGGAGTACGCCTGGGACCGCATCGCCACCTCCGACGCGAACTCCCGGTTCATCGGGTCCGACGAGGTCAACCACTCCTTCGTACGCAGGAACCAGGAGATCCGCACCGCCCAGATCACCTTCGACGGTGAGAAGTGGCAGGTCATCTCCGGCCTCAAGGACCTCACCGTGCTGAACTCGACCAACTCCGAGTTCTGGGGCTACGTCAAGGACAAGTACACGACGCTCAAGGAGGCGTACGACCGCATCCTGGCCACCGACGTCTCCGCCCGCTGGCGCTACAACTGGACCAGCGACGAGCAGCGGATGCCGAACTGGGAGAAGTCCTACGAGCAGGCGCGCAAGCACATGCTCCACGCCTTCGCCGAGACCTACTCCCTCTCGCTCCAGCAGACGCTGTACCAGATGGGCTCGCGCATCATCAACAGCCGCAGCGAGATCGACGAGATCCGCTTCTCGCTCCCGAACAACCACCACTTCCTCGTCGATCTGGAGCCGTTCGGCCTCAAGAACGACAACGAGGTCTACTTCGCGGCCGACCGTCCGTACGGGCTCATCGAGGGCACCGTGCTCCGGGACGGCGTCGAGCCGCAGATCCCGGTCGACATGACCAACCTCTGA
- a CDS encoding beta-N-acetylhexosaminidase: MPEPRPEHSLVPRPLKVSSRPGRFTFAPDTAIRASPGAEGAAGLLRTLLAPTTGLPLAPSATGRIVLALDPELSGLGEEGYGLTIGPDTVLLRAARPAGLLCGVQTLRQLLPAETLSGAGRRNGPWTLPCVEISDVPAHAWRGTMLDVARHFQPVSYLRRYVDLMALHKLNTLHLHLTDDQGWRMPVAAYPKLTGIGGHRSQSMAGPPGGVPETFDGVPHSGAYTRQELRDLVRYAAARGVRVVPEIEMPGHVRAALAAHPELGNDPSRRLGVWTRWGICDTVLGVHEEVFDFCRTVLEEVMDVFPSPYIHVGGDECPTSEWENSPAAGRRAAAEGLADARALHGWFMGRIGAFVTERGRTPVGWAETGTELPLDFTVMTWRDPSHARTAAVRGHQVVAAHYRATYLDYAESADPGEPPAQPGPPVGLRAVHGDRSLADGWDRAAAGRLLGTQAQLWTEYASTPDRIEYRTYPRLCALADRAWSGTRADWPGFLTRLGPHLARLDALGVRYRPLNPRPLTAASPGTAPTQ; this comes from the coding sequence ATGCCCGAACCCCGCCCCGAACACTCCCTCGTCCCCCGGCCGCTCAAGGTCTCCTCCCGCCCCGGCCGCTTCACCTTCGCCCCGGACACCGCGATCCGCGCCTCCCCCGGCGCGGAGGGCGCGGCCGGTCTGCTGCGCACCCTGCTCGCCCCCACCACCGGGCTCCCGCTGGCGCCCTCCGCCACCGGCCGGATCGTGCTGGCCCTGGACCCGGAGCTGAGCGGCCTCGGCGAGGAGGGGTACGGGCTCACCATCGGCCCGGACACGGTGCTGCTGCGGGCCGCCCGCCCGGCCGGCCTGCTGTGCGGGGTCCAGACGCTGCGCCAGCTCCTGCCCGCCGAGACCCTGTCCGGGGCGGGCCGGCGAAACGGACCGTGGACGCTGCCCTGTGTGGAGATCAGCGATGTGCCGGCGCACGCGTGGCGGGGCACGATGCTCGACGTCGCCCGGCACTTCCAGCCGGTCTCCTACCTGCGCCGGTACGTGGACCTGATGGCGCTGCACAAGCTCAACACACTGCACCTCCACCTCACCGACGACCAGGGCTGGCGGATGCCCGTCGCCGCCTACCCGAAGCTCACCGGGATCGGCGGCCACCGCAGCCAGTCGATGGCGGGGCCCCCGGGCGGGGTCCCCGAGACGTTCGACGGGGTCCCGCACTCGGGGGCGTACACCCGGCAGGAACTGCGGGACCTCGTCCGGTACGCGGCCGCGCGCGGGGTGCGGGTGGTGCCGGAGATCGAGATGCCGGGCCATGTGCGCGCGGCCCTCGCCGCCCATCCCGAGCTGGGCAACGATCCCTCGCGGCGGCTGGGCGTGTGGACCCGCTGGGGCATCTGCGACACGGTCCTCGGCGTCCACGAGGAGGTCTTCGACTTCTGCCGGACGGTACTGGAGGAGGTCATGGACGTCTTCCCCTCGCCGTACATCCACGTCGGGGGCGACGAGTGCCCGACGAGCGAGTGGGAGAACAGCCCGGCAGCCGGGCGGCGGGCCGCCGCCGAGGGGCTGGCGGACGCGCGGGCGCTGCACGGCTGGTTCATGGGCCGCATCGGGGCGTTCGTGACCGAGCGGGGCCGCACCCCGGTCGGCTGGGCCGAGACCGGCACCGAACTCCCCCTCGACTTCACCGTGATGACCTGGCGCGACCCGTCCCACGCCCGTACCGCCGCCGTGCGCGGCCACCAGGTGGTCGCCGCGCACTACCGGGCCACCTACCTCGACTACGCCGAGTCCGCCGACCCCGGCGAACCGCCCGCGCAGCCGGGCCCGCCGGTCGGACTGCGCGCGGTCCACGGCGACCGGTCGCTCGCCGACGGCTGGGACCGCGCCGCCGCGGGCCGGCTCCTCGGCACGCAGGCCCAGCTGTGGACCGAGTACGCGAGCACCCCGGACCGGATCGAGTACCGGACGTATCCCCGGCTGTGCGCACTCGCGGACCGCGCCTGGTCGGGCACGCGCGCCGACTGGCCCGGGTTCCTCACGCGTCTCGGCCCCCACCTGGCACGGCTGGACGCGCTCGGCGTCCGCTACCGGCCCCTGAACCCCCGGCCGCTCACCGCGGCTTCCCCAGGAACAGCGCCAACCCAGTGA
- a CDS encoding helix-turn-helix domain-containing protein has product MTGPVDHPLVAAVKPLADAMGAELLGPGDARADDVVLAWEGEDVVAVRLPQLSESLDHILAAMERRHGMPLAGLDRKTKQEAVRLLEARGAFSVRHGVETVAGALGVSRFTVYNYLNRENGTKGA; this is encoded by the coding sequence GTGACCGGGCCGGTGGACCACCCTCTCGTCGCGGCGGTGAAGCCGCTCGCGGACGCCATGGGCGCCGAACTGCTCGGCCCGGGGGACGCGCGCGCCGACGACGTCGTGCTGGCCTGGGAGGGCGAGGACGTCGTGGCGGTACGTCTGCCCCAGCTGTCGGAGTCGCTGGACCACATCCTGGCCGCGATGGAGCGCCGGCACGGGATGCCGCTCGCCGGGCTGGACCGCAAGACCAAGCAGGAGGCGGTCCGGCTCCTGGAGGCACGCGGTGCCTTCTCCGTACGGCACGGCGTCGAGACGGTGGCGGGGGCCCTGGGGGTCTCCCGGTTCACCGTCTACAACTACCTGAACAGGGAAAACGGCACCAAGGGGGCGTAG
- the uraH gene encoding hydroxyisourate hydrolase, translating to MSTFATASVSTHILDTSVGRPAADVAVSLAARSGGEADWVTLGGSATDADGRCKDLPALPEGTTHVRLDFETEPYFTAKKQAEAQQDAPRVRDSGAFFPEVAITFAVTPGEHYHVPLLLNPFGYSVYRGS from the coding sequence TTGAGCACCTTCGCCACCGCATCGGTGTCCACCCACATCCTGGACACCAGCGTCGGCCGCCCCGCCGCGGACGTCGCCGTCTCGCTCGCCGCCCGATCGGGCGGCGAAGCGGACTGGGTGACGCTCGGCGGCTCCGCGACCGATGCGGACGGGCGCTGCAAGGACCTGCCGGCCCTGCCGGAAGGCACCACCCACGTACGGCTCGACTTCGAGACCGAGCCGTACTTCACCGCCAAGAAGCAAGCCGAGGCGCAGCAGGACGCCCCCCGCGTAAGGGACAGCGGCGCGTTCTTCCCGGAGGTGGCGATCACATTCGCCGTCACCCCGGGCGAGCACTACCACGTACCGCTGCTGCTCAACCCGTTCGGCTACTCCGTATACCGAGGGAGCTAG
- a CDS encoding 8-oxoguanine deaminase: MAAPAAPDRVERIVIENCAIATVDAADTEYASGHVVVAGNRIESVGAGRAPEGLENVVRRIDGTGHLATPGLINTHHHFYQWITRGLATDHNLFDWLVALYPTWARIDEPMARAAAQGSLAMMALGGVTTAMDHHYVYPRGSGDLSGAIIGAARDLGVRFTLARGSMDRSEKDGGLPPDFAVESLEGALAATEATVDTYHDASFDAMTQIAVAPCSPFSVSTELMRQGAELARRKGVRLHTHGSETVEEEKFCHELFGMGPTDYFESTGWLGDDVWMAHCVHMNDSDIAAFARTGTGVAHCPSSNARLAAGTARVPDMLAAGVPVGLGVDGTASNESGELHTELRNALLINRLGPHRERALNARQALRLGTYGGAQVLGRAAQTGSLEAGKLADLVLWKLDTLAHSSIADPVIALVLGAAAPVTLSLADGKPVVESGRLVNGDEDAIARATRDEARRLARIAAGA, encoded by the coding sequence ATGGCAGCACCGGCAGCCCCCGACCGGGTGGAACGCATCGTCATCGAGAACTGTGCGATCGCGACCGTGGACGCCGCCGACACCGAGTACGCCTCGGGACACGTCGTCGTCGCGGGCAACCGCATCGAGTCCGTCGGCGCCGGCCGGGCGCCCGAGGGCCTGGAGAACGTCGTACGCCGGATCGACGGCACCGGCCACCTCGCCACGCCCGGCCTGATCAACACCCACCACCACTTCTACCAGTGGATCACCCGGGGCCTGGCGACCGACCACAACCTCTTCGACTGGCTGGTCGCGCTGTACCCGACGTGGGCGCGCATCGACGAGCCGATGGCCCGCGCCGCCGCGCAGGGCTCGCTCGCCATGATGGCCCTCGGCGGGGTCACCACCGCGATGGACCACCACTACGTCTACCCGCGGGGCTCCGGCGACCTGTCGGGCGCCATCATCGGCGCCGCCCGCGACCTGGGCGTACGGTTCACCCTCGCGCGCGGCTCGATGGACCGCAGCGAGAAGGACGGCGGGCTGCCGCCGGACTTCGCGGTGGAGTCCCTGGAGGGCGCGCTCGCCGCCACCGAGGCGACCGTCGACACGTACCACGACGCCTCCTTCGACGCGATGACCCAGATCGCCGTCGCGCCGTGCTCGCCGTTCTCCGTATCGACCGAACTCATGCGCCAGGGCGCCGAACTGGCCCGCCGCAAGGGGGTGCGGCTGCACACGCACGGCTCGGAGACCGTGGAGGAGGAGAAGTTCTGCCACGAACTGTTCGGGATGGGCCCCACCGACTACTTCGAGTCGACCGGCTGGCTCGGTGACGACGTGTGGATGGCGCACTGCGTCCACATGAACGACTCCGACATCGCCGCCTTCGCCCGCACCGGCACCGGCGTCGCCCACTGCCCCTCGTCCAACGCCCGTCTCGCCGCCGGGACCGCCCGCGTCCCGGACATGCTCGCCGCCGGTGTCCCGGTCGGCCTCGGCGTCGACGGCACCGCGTCCAACGAGTCCGGCGAACTCCACACCGAACTGCGCAACGCCCTCCTCATCAACCGCCTGGGCCCGCACCGCGAACGCGCCCTGAACGCCCGTCAGGCGCTGCGCCTGGGCACCTACGGCGGCGCCCAGGTCCTCGGACGGGCCGCGCAGACCGGCTCCCTGGAGGCCGGCAAGCTCGCCGACCTGGTGCTCTGGAAGCTGGACACCCTCGCCCACTCCTCCATCGCCGACCCGGTCATCGCGCTCGTCCTCGGCGCCGCCGCCCCGGTCACCCTCTCGCTGGCCGACGGCAAGCCGGTGGTCGAGTCCGGCCGCCTGGTCAACGGGGACGAGGACGCCATCGCCCGCGCCACCCGCGACGAGGCCCGCCGCCTCGCCCGGATCGCCGCCGGGGCCTGA
- a CDS encoding extracellular solute-binding protein, translating to MKYRLLAGGSALVMAALLSACGSSDDTAGKSAEGRTNIDVWLMRDSVSAQFQKEFVKGFEKAHPGIRVRVQIQEWDGIGEKITAALASNDAPNVIESGNTQVAQFAQSGGLVDLSDKVEELNGKDWLPGLAEPGAYEGKQYGIPYYAANRVVIYRTDLFEKAGIDAKAVRTRDQWIAATEKLDKGGTQGIYLPGQTWYALAGFVWDEGGDLATESGGAWKGALDTPEALRGMEFYEKLQALGKGPKDADEADPPQADVMAQGKVAQVISTPGGANVVIEKNPELKGKLGFFPIPGKTPDTPGAVFTGGSDLVIPTASGKQDAALTFIKELTGDAWQKKLAVAMSYVPNRTTLASAVAGDPGAAAMAVGAANGHATPNTPSWAAVEAENPMKDYMTAVLTGGDPAKEAAKASADITRAMKTDS from the coding sequence GTGAAGTACCGCTTGCTTGCCGGTGGGTCCGCGCTCGTGATGGCCGCCCTGCTCAGTGCCTGTGGCTCCTCCGACGACACGGCCGGAAAATCCGCCGAAGGCCGGACGAACATCGATGTCTGGCTGATGCGCGACAGCGTCTCGGCGCAGTTCCAGAAGGAGTTCGTGAAGGGCTTCGAGAAGGCGCACCCCGGCATCCGGGTCCGGGTCCAGATCCAGGAGTGGGACGGCATCGGCGAGAAGATCACCGCCGCGCTCGCCAGCAACGACGCGCCGAACGTCATCGAGAGCGGCAACACCCAGGTCGCCCAGTTCGCGCAGAGCGGCGGGCTCGTCGACCTCAGCGACAAGGTCGAGGAGCTGAACGGCAAGGACTGGCTGCCGGGGCTCGCCGAGCCGGGGGCGTACGAGGGCAAGCAGTACGGCATCCCGTACTACGCGGCCAACCGGGTGGTCATCTACCGCACCGACCTGTTCGAGAAGGCCGGCATCGACGCGAAGGCGGTCAGGACCCGCGACCAGTGGATCGCCGCGACCGAGAAGCTCGACAAGGGCGGCACCCAGGGCATCTACCTGCCCGGCCAGACGTGGTACGCCCTGGCCGGGTTCGTCTGGGACGAGGGCGGCGACCTCGCCACCGAGTCCGGCGGCGCCTGGAAGGGCGCCCTGGACACCCCCGAGGCGCTGCGCGGAATGGAGTTCTACGAAAAGCTCCAGGCCCTCGGCAAGGGCCCCAAGGACGCCGACGAGGCCGACCCGCCGCAGGCCGACGTGATGGCCCAGGGCAAGGTCGCCCAGGTCATCTCCACCCCGGGCGGCGCCAACGTCGTCATCGAGAAGAACCCGGAGCTGAAGGGGAAACTCGGCTTCTTCCCGATCCCCGGCAAGACCCCGGACACCCCGGGTGCCGTCTTCACCGGAGGTTCCGACCTGGTGATCCCCACCGCGTCCGGCAAGCAGGACGCCGCGCTCACCTTCATCAAGGAACTCACCGGTGACGCCTGGCAGAAGAAGCTCGCCGTCGCCATGAGCTACGTGCCGAACCGGACCACGCTCGCCTCCGCGGTGGCCGGTGACCCGGGCGCCGCCGCGATGGCGGTGGGCGCCGCGAACGGCCACGCCACGCCCAACACACCGAGCTGGGCCGCGGTCGAGGCGGAGAACCCGATGAAGGACTACATGACCGCGGTCCTGACCGGCGGCGACCCGGCGAAGGAGGCCGCCAAGGCGTCCGCCGACATCACCCGGGCCATGAAGACCGACTCCTGA
- the uraD gene encoding 2-oxo-4-hydroxy-4-carboxy-5-ureidoimidazoline decarboxylase yields MTSSSTPGLARFNTLADDAAAAALHEVCASAAWGRAILSHRPYATTEALLSASDTATAALGTEDLAEAMAGHPPIGRPKPGDPTSSREQRGMAGATEELKAEMLELNLAYQERFGHVFLICATGATGEQMRDAVKSRIGNPPERERGHVRTELGRINRVRLTRLVTEDA; encoded by the coding sequence GTGACTTCGAGCTCCACGCCGGGCCTCGCCCGGTTCAACACCCTGGCGGACGACGCGGCGGCCGCCGCACTGCACGAGGTCTGTGCCAGTGCGGCATGGGGACGAGCGATCCTCTCCCACCGCCCGTACGCCACCACCGAAGCCCTGCTCTCCGCGAGCGACACCGCCACGGCGGCCCTCGGCACGGAGGACCTGGCCGAGGCCATGGCCGGTCACCCGCCGATCGGCCGCCCGAAGCCCGGGGACCCGACCTCCTCCCGCGAACAGCGGGGAATGGCCGGCGCCACCGAGGAGCTCAAGGCCGAGATGCTCGAACTCAACCTGGCCTACCAGGAGCGGTTCGGACATGTCTTCCTGATCTGCGCCACCGGGGCCACCGGTGAACAGATGCGCGACGCGGTGAAGTCCCGGATCGGGAACCCGCCCGAGCGGGAGCGCGGACACGTGCGCACCGAACTGGGCAGGATCAACCGCGTCCGCCTCACCCGCCTCGTCACGGAAGACGCCTAG
- a CDS encoding lactonase family protein, with protein sequence MTSPTSRRTLLGALLAGGALAAAPTLPRTARHHPGRPPHPAHPAARSTGTLFLGTYTSTSPGGTGIGVAAYDRSAGSITARTVVTGVENPSYLALHPTGGTLYAVDEQQNGGVTAVALADDGTFEVLGTRDTGGAGPCHLSVHPGGRWLFSANYTSGSVAVHPLAADGSVEERTDLVAHSSPAPGPGQDGPHAHQIITAPDGGHILAVDLGTDTVYTYRLDETDGTLEQLSYAALRPGAGPRHLTFHPDGRHAYLACELDNTAVVCGYDPATGTLTPGDPQSTGTGGGTSYPAQFLVTADGRFAYLANRGHNSVTRYATEDGGAALRLIDTVPVGGDFPRHTAFSPDGSLLFAANQKSGTVTALRVDAATGTLEPVGTAYDAPAAVCVLPL encoded by the coding sequence ATGACATCCCCCACCAGCCGCCGCACCCTGCTCGGAGCACTCCTGGCGGGCGGTGCCCTGGCCGCCGCCCCCACGCTCCCGCGCACCGCCCGCCACCACCCCGGCCGCCCGCCGCACCCCGCACACCCCGCCGCCCGCAGCACCGGCACCCTGTTCCTCGGCACCTACACCTCCACCAGCCCCGGCGGCACCGGCATCGGCGTCGCCGCGTACGACCGGAGCGCCGGGAGCATCACCGCCCGCACCGTCGTCACCGGCGTCGAGAACCCCTCCTACCTGGCGCTCCACCCCACGGGCGGCACGCTCTACGCCGTGGACGAGCAGCAGAACGGCGGCGTCACCGCGGTCGCCCTCGCCGACGACGGCACCTTCGAGGTCCTCGGCACCCGGGACACCGGCGGCGCCGGACCCTGCCACCTCTCGGTCCACCCGGGCGGCCGCTGGCTCTTCAGCGCCAACTACACCTCCGGCAGCGTCGCCGTGCACCCCCTGGCCGCCGACGGATCGGTGGAGGAGCGCACGGACCTGGTCGCCCACAGCTCACCCGCGCCCGGACCCGGCCAGGACGGGCCGCACGCCCACCAGATCATCACCGCCCCCGACGGCGGCCACATCCTGGCCGTCGACCTCGGCACCGACACCGTCTACACCTACCGGCTGGACGAGACGGACGGCACCCTGGAACAGCTCTCGTACGCGGCGCTGCGCCCCGGAGCCGGCCCCCGCCACCTGACCTTCCACCCGGACGGCCGCCACGCGTACCTGGCCTGCGAGCTCGACAACACCGCCGTCGTCTGCGGCTACGACCCCGCCACCGGCACCCTCACCCCCGGCGACCCGCAGTCCACCGGAACGGGCGGGGGCACCAGCTACCCCGCCCAGTTCCTCGTCACCGCCGACGGCCGCTTCGCCTACCTCGCCAACCGGGGACACAACAGCGTCACCCGGTACGCGACCGAGGACGGCGGGGCCGCGCTGCGCCTGATCGACACCGTCCCCGTGGGCGGCGACTTCCCCCGGCACACCGCGTTCTCCCCGGACGGGAGCCTGCTCTTCGCGGCCAACCAGAAGTCCGGCACGGTCACCGCCCTCCGCGTCGACGCGGCCACCGGGACCCTGGAGCCGGTGGGCACCGCGTACGACGCCCCGGCCGCGGTCTGCGTGCTGCCCCTGTAG